The following proteins are encoded in a genomic region of Oryzias latipes chromosome 17, ASM223467v1:
- the LOC111949054 gene encoding E3 SUMO-protein ligase KIAA1586-like isoform X1 encodes MQRKINQIFKRKFQSEDEDVQTNTSEGEDEKVKSRNANCIKEPSETPGPSSSGDPFVLPEYPSIWTKEQYEQFKEKNEWIFAKNGMLGCQKCHTVKDLGVASSRGVNIAPNWVAGKICPSGHTRNVQLSSLRKKIHEHKNSAAHKEVVKILETAKKDTLVNMNTKSQDFAFETTARVFRTAYYVAKYNKPFTDFESLIDLQETNLINMGRVLHSKTVCVDIVDHVASQMKKEIMTKIIQNRSKITVLADESTNVGNKSTLIVFVKASVDGAMEPISFPLDLVDLDSLCAAHIKEKLINCLLKNGFTMQLLQELLIGFCSDGASVMLGVKSGVGKLLKDDFPSIVLWHCLNHRLELAVDQALDKTGGTKDFQAFLDSLYSLYSQSPKNMRELSECAHNLHITLKRIGRVFSVRWVASSWRAVNAVWQSYSALAQHFQKASEDNSRDSRERAKFSGLLSKTEKLLFQRPMSS; translated from the exons atgcagagaaaaataaatcagatattTAAGAGGAAATTCCaaagtgaggatgaagatgtgCAGACAAACACTtctgaaggagaggatgaaaaagtgaaaagtcGAAATGCAAATTGCATTAAAGAACCCTCTGAGACACCAGGGCCATCAAGCTCAGGTGACCCTTTTGTATTGCCAGAGTATCCTTCAATCTGGACAAAAGAACAGTATGAacagtttaaagagaaaaatgaatgGATATTTGCCAAAAACGGAATGCTTGGCTGCCAAAAATGCCACACTGTAAAAGATCTCGGTGTTGCCTCATCTCGGGGGGTAAATATTGCACCTAACTGGGTAGCAGGAAAGATATGCCCATCTGGACACACAAGAAATGTTCAGCTGTCgtcattgagaaaaaaaatacatgagcACAAAAACTCAGCAGCTCACAAAGAAGTTGTGAAAATTTTAGAGACAGCGAAAAAAGACACTCTTGTAAACATGAATACCAAGAGTCAAGATTTTGCCTTTGAGACAACTGCCAGGGTCTTCAGGACAGCCTATTACGTGGCCAAGTACAATAAACCATTCACTGACTTTGAAAGTTTGATTGATCTACAGGAGACCAACTTAATCAACATGGGGAGAGTTTTACACAGCAAAACTGTGTGTGTTGATATTGTGGATCACGTGGCTTCACAAATGAAGAAAGAAATTATGACAAAAATTATACAAAATAGGAGCAAGATAACAGTATTGGCTGATGAATCAACTAATGTTGGTAACAAATCAACGCTCATTGTTTTTGTGAAAGCAAGTGTAGATGGAGCTATGGAACCTATTTCTTTTCCCTTGGACCTTGTGGACCTGGACAGCCTATGTGCTGCCCACATCAAAGAAAAACTCATAAACTGCCtgttaaaaaatggttttaccaTGCAGTTGCTGCAAGAACTACTGATAGGATTTTGCAGTGATGGGGCCAGTGTGATGTTAGGGGTGAAGTCAGGAGTTGGAAAGTTGCTGAAAGACGACTTTCCATCTATTGTTCTCTGGCACTGTTTGAATCACAGACTGGAGCTTGCTGTAGACCAGGCACTTGATAAAACAGGGGGGACAAAAGATTTCCAGGCCTTCCTTGACTCCCTTTATTCACTTTACAGCCAATCACCCAAGAACATGAGAGAGCTCAGTGAGTGTGCGCACAATCTGCACATCACCCTTAAAAGGATTGGTAGAGTATTCAGCGTTCGCTGGGTGGCTTCATCCTGGAGGGCAGTCAATGCAGTGTGGCAGTCATATTCAGCCTTGGCACAACATTTCCAGAAAGCATCAGAGGACAACAGCAGAGACAGCAGAGAGAGAGCCAAGTTCAGTGGTCTGCTGTCTAA AACAGAAAAACTACTATTCCAAAGGCCCATGAGCTCATGA
- the LOC111949054 gene encoding E3 SUMO-protein ligase KIAA1586-like isoform X2 has product MLGCQKCHTVKDLGVASSRGVNIAPNWVAGKICPSGHTRNVQLSSLRKKIHEHKNSAAHKEVVKILETAKKDTLVNMNTKSQDFAFETTARVFRTAYYVAKYNKPFTDFESLIDLQETNLINMGRVLHSKTVCVDIVDHVASQMKKEIMTKIIQNRSKITVLADESTNVGNKSTLIVFVKASVDGAMEPISFPLDLVDLDSLCAAHIKEKLINCLLKNGFTMQLLQELLIGFCSDGASVMLGVKSGVGKLLKDDFPSIVLWHCLNHRLELAVDQALDKTGGTKDFQAFLDSLYSLYSQSPKNMRELSECAHNLHITLKRIGRVFSVRWVASSWRAVNAVWQSYSALAQHFQKASEDNSRDSRERAKTEKLLFQRPMSS; this is encoded by the exons ATGCTTGGCTGCCAAAAATGCCACACTGTAAAAGATCTCGGTGTTGCCTCATCTCGGGGGGTAAATATTGCACCTAACTGGGTAGCAGGAAAGATATGCCCATCTGGACACACAAGAAATGTTCAGCTGTCgtcattgagaaaaaaaatacatgagcACAAAAACTCAGCAGCTCACAAAGAAGTTGTGAAAATTTTAGAGACAGCGAAAAAAGACACTCTTGTAAACATGAATACCAAGAGTCAAGATTTTGCCTTTGAGACAACTGCCAGGGTCTTCAGGACAGCCTATTACGTGGCCAAGTACAATAAACCATTCACTGACTTTGAAAGTTTGATTGATCTACAGGAGACCAACTTAATCAACATGGGGAGAGTTTTACACAGCAAAACTGTGTGTGTTGATATTGTGGATCACGTGGCTTCACAAATGAAGAAAGAAATTATGACAAAAATTATACAAAATAGGAGCAAGATAACAGTATTGGCTGATGAATCAACTAATGTTGGTAACAAATCAACGCTCATTGTTTTTGTGAAAGCAAGTGTAGATGGAGCTATGGAACCTATTTCTTTTCCCTTGGACCTTGTGGACCTGGACAGCCTATGTGCTGCCCACATCAAAGAAAAACTCATAAACTGCCtgttaaaaaatggttttaccaTGCAGTTGCTGCAAGAACTACTGATAGGATTTTGCAGTGATGGGGCCAGTGTGATGTTAGGGGTGAAGTCAGGAGTTGGAAAGTTGCTGAAAGACGACTTTCCATCTATTGTTCTCTGGCACTGTTTGAATCACAGACTGGAGCTTGCTGTAGACCAGGCACTTGATAAAACAGGGGGGACAAAAGATTTCCAGGCCTTCCTTGACTCCCTTTATTCACTTTACAGCCAATCACCCAAGAACATGAGAGAGCTCAGTGAGTGTGCGCACAATCTGCACATCACCCTTAAAAGGATTGGTAGAGTATTCAGCGTTCGCTGGGTGGCTTCATCCTGGAGGGCAGTCAATGCAGTGTGGCAGTCATATTCAGCCTTGGCACAACATTTCCAGAAAGCATCAGAGGACAACAGCAGAGACAGCAGAGAGAGAGCCAA AACAGAAAAACTACTATTCCAAAGGCCCATGAGCTCATGA